A stretch of the Massilia sp. W12 genome encodes the following:
- a CDS encoding response regulator, with protein sequence MESEQVMRERIEHVVLLDDDSFMLSVMEEMMRDLGAQHVHCFSNAKDALCDILRWPRALLVCDLRMPDMDGIEFLDKLARLGYAGNVVLHSGVGAGVMRAAEKLARAHGLTVLGAYEKPIDRVALLHSLATS encoded by the coding sequence ATGGAGAGCGAACAGGTGATGCGCGAACGGATTGAACATGTGGTGCTGCTGGATGATGACAGCTTCATGTTGTCAGTGATGGAAGAAATGATGCGCGATCTGGGCGCGCAACATGTGCATTGTTTCAGTAACGCCAAAGACGCCTTGTGCGACATCTTGCGCTGGCCGCGAGCCTTGCTGGTGTGTGATTTGCGCATGCCGGATATGGATGGGATTGAATTTTTGGACAAGCTGGCGCGGCTTGGCTATGCTGGAAACGTGGTATTGCATTCCGGCGTGGGCGCAGGCGTGATGCGGGCGGCGGAGAAACTGGCGCGCGCGCACGGCTTGACGGTGTTGGGCGCATATGAAAAACCGATCGACAGGGTGGCTTTGTTGCATTCCCTCGCCACCAGTTAG
- a CDS encoding glucokinase, producing the protein MEALPQTSQEYGPRLLADIGGTNARFALEFAPLQYEEVQVLPCADYPSLAQAMRAYLQRMHVRLAGRSLRHAAIAIANPVDGDAVRMTNHHWAFSIAALKAEMGFDTLLVVNDFTALARALPHLSAAQLQQVGGGAPRAGGVLGLIGAGTGLGVSGMIPAGQRWIALQSEGGHVSFAPADEREIAILRFAWREFPHVSAERLLSGVGLELIWRALADWRGVSFQSAPAAPHITAAALDGSCAISVETVDAFCAMLGTIAANIAITLGAQGGIYIGGGIVPRLGERFAQSAFRQRFEHKGRFSNWLAQVPTWVITAPYPAFLGVSVMLEEVLGEG; encoded by the coding sequence ATGGAAGCTTTACCACAGACATCACAAGAATACGGCCCACGTCTTTTGGCCGACATTGGCGGCACCAATGCGCGCTTTGCGCTGGAGTTTGCGCCCTTACAATATGAAGAAGTGCAAGTGTTGCCCTGCGCCGATTACCCCAGTCTGGCGCAGGCGATGCGCGCGTATCTGCAGCGCATGCATGTGCGCCTGGCCGGGCGCAGCTTGCGCCATGCCGCGATTGCCATCGCCAATCCGGTCGATGGCGACGCGGTGCGCATGACCAATCACCATTGGGCGTTTTCGATTGCCGCGTTGAAGGCGGAAATGGGTTTTGACACGCTGTTGGTGGTGAATGATTTCACCGCGCTGGCGCGCGCCCTGCCGCATTTGAGCGCGGCGCAATTACAGCAAGTCGGCGGCGGTGCGCCGCGCGCCGGCGGTGTGCTGGGTTTGATCGGTGCCGGCACCGGGCTTGGCGTATCCGGCATGATTCCGGCGGGCCAGCGCTGGATTGCCTTGCAAAGCGAGGGCGGCCACGTCAGTTTTGCGCCGGCGGATGAGCGTGAAATTGCGATTTTGCGTTTTGCCTGGCGCGAGTTTCCCCACGTTTCCGCCGAGCGCCTGCTCTCAGGCGTGGGGCTGGAATTGATTTGGCGCGCGCTGGCCGATTGGCGCGGCGTGTCCTTCCAAAGCGCGCCCGCCGCGCCGCACATCACCGCCGCCGCGCTCGACGGCTCCTGCGCCATCAGTGTGGAAACGGTAGATGCGTTTTGCGCCATGCTCGGCACGATTGCCGCGAATATCGCCATTACACTGGGGGCGCAAGGCGGTATTTATATAGGCGGCGGCATTGTGCCGCGTTTGGGCGAGCGTTTTGCGCAATCCGCCTTCCGCCAGCGCTTTGAACACAAAGGCCGCTTTTCCAACTGGCTGGCGCAAGTGCCAACCTGGGTGATTACGGCGCCGTATCCGGCGTTTTTGGGGGTCTCGGTGATGTTGGAGGAGGTGTTGGGGGAGGGCTGA
- the hutC gene encoding histidine utilization repressor: MDEVAQSVPAFQRIKEFLLHEIQQGRWQAGDLIPSETALTRQFGVARMTVNRAVRELTNEQVLVRKQGLGTYVAQPKYQATLLEIKSIADEIRMRGHAHSSALLCLDACEASLKLAREFALGSGAPLFHSRIVHMENGLPIQVEERWVNPALAPDYLQQDFSHSTPNEYLMRVAPLQAAHYRIEAMMPPAEVAQWLQMPASEPCLVLHRQTLALGQVASIATMWHPASRYQFAGSVGPGIS; encoded by the coding sequence TTGGACGAAGTGGCGCAAAGTGTACCTGCTTTTCAGCGGATTAAAGAATTTCTGCTGCATGAAATCCAACAGGGCCGCTGGCAGGCTGGCGATTTGATTCCCTCGGAAACTGCGCTGACGCGCCAGTTTGGCGTGGCGCGCATGACGGTCAACCGCGCCGTGCGTGAACTGACGAATGAACAGGTGCTGGTGCGCAAGCAGGGTTTGGGCACCTATGTGGCGCAACCGAAATATCAGGCCACGCTGCTGGAGATCAAGAGTATTGCGGATGAGATACGCATGCGCGGCCATGCGCACAGCAGCGCCCTGCTCTGTCTGGATGCCTGCGAAGCCAGTTTGAAGTTGGCGCGCGAATTTGCGCTGGGCAGTGGCGCGCCGCTGTTTCATTCACGCATTGTGCATATGGAAAACGGCTTGCCGATTCAAGTTGAGGAACGCTGGGTGAATCCGGCTTTGGCGCCGGATTATTTGCAGCAGGATTTCAGCCACAGCACGCCGAATGAATATTTAATGCGGGTCGCGCCGCTGCAGGCGGCGCATTACAGAATTGAAGCCATGATGCCGCCGGCGGAGGTGGCGCAATGGCTGCAGATGCCGGCCAGCGAACCTTGCCTGGTGTTGCACCGGCAAACCCTGGCTTTGGGACAGGTGGCTTCCATCGCCACCATGTGGCATCCGGCTTCACGCTACCAGTTCGCCGGCAGCGTCGGGCCGGGAATATCCTGA
- a CDS encoding carbohydrate ABC transporter permease codes for MRSERLTLGRLGLYALLAVFVLYYLTPLYVMLSTSLKSVDEIRNGNLLALPHSLNGQAWARAWSSACTGVSCEGLQPFFLNSLKMTIPAVLLSTLLGAFNGYVFAHWRFRGSEVLFTAMLVGCFIPFQVVILPMARVLGELGLANTSSGLIMVHVIYGTAFTTLFFRNYYVGVPEELIKAARIDGAGFFLIFRKIVLPISGPIFVVCIIWQFTQIWNDFLFGVVFASGEAQPVTVGLNNLVNTSTGVKEYNVDMAAAIIAALPTLLVYVVAGRYFVRGLTAGAVKG; via the coding sequence ATGCGTTCTGAGCGACTCACCCTCGGGCGGCTGGGCTTGTATGCCCTGCTGGCTGTATTTGTTTTGTACTACCTCACGCCGCTGTATGTGATGCTGTCCACCAGCTTGAAAAGCGTGGATGAAATCCGCAACGGCAATCTGCTGGCGCTGCCGCACAGCTTGAATGGCCAAGCCTGGGCGCGCGCCTGGAGCAGCGCTTGCACCGGGGTCAGCTGTGAAGGCTTGCAGCCTTTCTTTTTGAATTCCCTGAAAATGACCATTCCGGCGGTCTTGCTCTCGACCTTGCTGGGCGCATTTAACGGCTATGTGTTTGCGCACTGGCGGTTTCGCGGTTCGGAAGTCTTGTTCACCGCCATGCTGGTGGGCTGCTTCATTCCGTTTCAAGTGGTGATTTTGCCGATGGCGCGCGTGTTGGGCGAACTCGGTCTGGCCAACACCAGCAGCGGCTTGATCATGGTGCATGTGATTTACGGCACCGCCTTCACTACCCTGTTTTTCCGCAACTACTATGTGGGCGTGCCGGAAGAATTGATCAAGGCGGCGCGCATCGACGGGGCCGGCTTCTTTTTGATTTTCCGCAAAATCGTGCTGCCGATTTCAGGGCCGATTTTTGTGGTGTGCATCATCTGGCAATTCACCCAGATCTGGAATGATTTTCTGTTCGGGGTGGTGTTCGCCAGCGGCGAAGCGCAGCCGGTGACAGTGGGGTTGAATAATCTGGTGAACACCTCAACCGGGGTCAAAGAATACAACGTGGATATGGCTGCGGCCATCATCGCCGCCCTGCCCACACTCTTGGTGTATGTGGTGGCGGGACGCTATTTTGTGCGCGGTTTGACGGCCGGCGCTGTCAAGGGATAA
- the ugpC gene encoding sn-glycerol-3-phosphate ABC transporter ATP-binding protein UgpC — protein sequence MAGLSIKSVRKVYNNGVEVLKDINIEIADGQFLILVGGSGSGKSTLLNMIAGLESVTSGEIKIGDKVVNNLPPKERDIAMVFQSYALYPSMTVRENIAFGLEVRKVPKAEQEQIVNQVAQTLQISHLLDRRPAQLSGGQRQRVAMGRAISRKPSLFLFDEPLSNLDAKLRVEMRAEIKLLHQRLKSTIVYVTHDQIEAMTLGDLIAVMKDGVVQQLGTPQEIYDNPANQFVAGFIGSPSMNFIPCQLQSDGGQLYVTLANGGRALRLDLPFSPVGLQGQMGRKLLLGIRPEQITDLSSAHGEHGQELDCMVEMTEPTGPDTLVTVRLNEVNVVCRSHPREAAAVGALMRLNFNLSKAALFAAESGERVA from the coding sequence ATGGCTGGTTTGTCTATCAAAAGTGTGCGCAAGGTCTATAACAATGGCGTGGAGGTGTTGAAAGACATCAATATTGAGATTGCCGATGGTCAGTTTTTGATTTTGGTGGGCGGCTCGGGTTCGGGCAAGTCCACGCTCTTGAATATGATCGCCGGCTTGGAAAGCGTCACCTCGGGTGAAATCAAAATCGGCGACAAGGTGGTCAACAATCTGCCGCCGAAAGAGCGCGATATCGCCATGGTGTTTCAGTCGTATGCGCTGTACCCCTCGATGACAGTGCGGGAAAACATTGCGTTTGGCCTGGAAGTGCGCAAAGTGCCGAAGGCGGAACAGGAGCAGATTGTGAACCAGGTGGCGCAGACGCTGCAAATCAGCCACCTGCTCGACCGCCGCCCGGCCCAACTGTCCGGCGGCCAGCGCCAGCGCGTGGCGATGGGCCGCGCCATTTCGCGCAAACCGTCCCTGTTTTTATTTGATGAACCGCTCTCGAATCTGGACGCCAAATTGCGGGTCGAGATGCGCGCTGAAATCAAGCTCTTGCACCAACGCTTGAAATCCACCATCGTGTATGTCACGCATGACCAAATCGAAGCGATGACGCTGGGCGATTTGATTGCCGTGATGAAGGATGGCGTGGTGCAGCAACTCGGCACGCCGCAGGAAATTTACGACAACCCGGCAAACCAATTCGTGGCCGGCTTCATCGGCTCGCCCTCGATGAATTTCATTCCCTGCCAATTGCAAAGCGATGGCGGCCAGCTGTATGTGACGCTGGCCAATGGCGGACGCGCTTTGCGCCTGGACCTGCCGTTTTCCCCGGTCGGTCTGCAGGGACAGATGGGACGCAAGCTGCTGTTAGGCATCCGCCCCGAGCAAATCACTGACCTCTCCAGCGCACATGGCGAACACGGGCAGGAATTGGATTGCATGGTGGAAATGACTGAACCCACCGGGCCGGATACCCTGGTGACAGTGCGCTTGAATGAGGTGAATGTGGTGTGCCGCAGCCACCCGCGCGAAGCGGCGGCAGTGGGCGCGCTGATGCGCTTGAATTTTAATTTGAGCAAGGCGGCGCTGTTTGCGGCGGAAAGCGGAGAGCGGGTGGCCTGA
- a CDS encoding sugar ABC transporter permease — MKIRALFERFAPQLVLGPSLLASLIFVYGFILFTGYLSLTESGMMPNYEFAGLLQYHELFEHERFWQAFKNLGIFGGLFILISVAVGLLLAIVLDQKIRAEGALRAIYLYPMALSFIVTGAAWKWMLNPGLGLEKLMHDLGFSNFTFDWLVNPDMAIYTVVIAGVWQSSGFVMALFLAGLRGIDDEIIKAAQIDGASLPTIYRRIIIPAMRPVFFSVLLILAHIAIKSFDLVMALTNGGPGNATDVPAIFMYQFSFTRGQLGLGSASAMMMLATIVAVLVPLMYLETRAARAFK, encoded by the coding sequence ATGAAGATACGCGCCCTGTTTGAGCGGTTCGCACCGCAATTGGTGTTAGGCCCGAGTCTGTTGGCCAGCCTGATCTTTGTGTATGGCTTCATTCTGTTTACCGGCTATTTGTCGCTGACAGAATCAGGCATGATGCCTAACTATGAATTCGCCGGCTTACTGCAATACCACGAATTGTTTGAGCATGAGCGCTTTTGGCAGGCGTTTAAAAATCTCGGCATTTTCGGCGGCCTGTTTATTCTGATCTCGGTTGCGGTCGGGCTGTTGCTGGCGATTGTGCTGGATCAAAAAATCCGCGCGGAAGGCGCATTGCGCGCGATTTATCTGTACCCGATGGCGCTGTCTTTCATCGTCACCGGCGCGGCCTGGAAATGGATGCTCAACCCCGGGCTTGGCCTGGAAAAGCTGATGCATGATCTGGGCTTTAGCAATTTCACCTTTGACTGGCTGGTGAACCCGGATATGGCGATTTACACCGTGGTGATCGCCGGCGTCTGGCAATCCTCCGGCTTTGTCATGGCGCTCTTTTTGGCAGGCTTGCGCGGCATCGACGATGAAATCATCAAAGCCGCGCAAATCGACGGCGCCAGCCTGCCCACGATTTACCGCCGCATCATCATCCCGGCCATGCGCCCGGTATTTTTCAGCGTGCTCTTGATTTTGGCGCATATCGCCATCAAAAGCTTTGACCTGGTAATGGCCTTAACCAATGGCGGCCCCGGCAATGCGACCGATGTGCCGGCGATTTTCATGTACCAATTCAGCTTCACGCGCGGCCAGCTCGGCTTGGGCAGCGCCTCGGCCATGATGATGTTGGCCACCATCGTCGCGGTCTTAGTGCCGCTGATGTATCTGGAAACCCGCGCCGCGCGCGCGTTCAAATAA
- a CDS encoding PIN domain-containing protein, with protein sequence MSKSKIVLDANVLYGSFLRDLLLSLFFAGIYEAKWTEKITREWVGHLLKNEPDITEVKIGRTLDLMNKIKPAALISNYERYIAEVNIPDKDDRHVVAAAIASGAQKIVTWNLSDFPNKVLKVFGVIAESPDKFISDLILDNPGAIVPVLKAMRERFKAPPMSVQDFFLRLDKNRLSMTAKQLERYRDLL encoded by the coding sequence ATGAGTAAATCAAAAATTGTCCTGGACGCCAATGTATTATATGGCAGCTTCCTGCGGGATTTATTGCTTTCACTCTTTTTTGCCGGCATCTATGAAGCAAAGTGGACTGAAAAAATCACCCGGGAGTGGGTTGGGCATTTATTGAAAAATGAACCTGATATTACGGAAGTGAAAATTGGCAGAACGCTGGATTTGATGAATAAAATCAAACCAGCGGCTTTGATCAGTAATTATGAACGTTACATTGCCGAGGTCAATATTCCGGATAAAGATGACAGGCATGTGGTGGCTGCGGCTATTGCAAGTGGCGCACAGAAAATTGTCACCTGGAATTTGAGTGATTTTCCAAACAAAGTGTTGAAAGTTTTTGGTGTGATTGCAGAGTCGCCGGATAAATTCATCTCTGATTTGATCCTCGACAATCCGGGGGCAATTGTTCCTGTGCTGAAGGCTATGCGTGAAAGGTTTAAAGCCCCGCCTATGTCTGTGCAAGATTTTTTCCTGAGGTTGGATAAAAATAGATTAAGCATGACGGCTAAGCAATTGGAGCGCTATCGGGATTTGTTGTGA
- a CDS encoding response regulator gives MDLQEKDQTSLRQTRALVVDDDAFFREYFVDLLKEAGFTEPQTCHGGREVLNLLHTMRPQPGLILCDLHMPGSLDGFQVMQGLADMHYDGVVLLISGQQAHVLHSAKLMGRFHQLRVLGPVEKPVSLAQLQDMLKDIE, from the coding sequence ATGGATTTGCAAGAGAAAGACCAAACATCGCTGCGGCAGACCCGTGCTCTGGTGGTGGATGACGATGCATTCTTCAGAGAATATTTTGTCGATTTGTTAAAAGAGGCCGGCTTTACCGAGCCGCAAACCTGTCACGGCGGGCGTGAAGTATTAAATCTGCTGCACACCATGCGCCCGCAACCGGGTTTGATTCTGTGCGATTTGCATATGCCCGGCTCACTTGATGGCTTTCAAGTCATGCAGGGCTTGGCGGATATGCATTATGACGGCGTGGTGCTGCTGATTTCAGGCCAACAGGCGCATGTATTGCACTCGGCCAAACTGATGGGCCGCTTTCACCAATTGCGCGTGCTTGGCCCGGTGGAAAAGCCGGTCTCGCTCGCGCAATTGCAGGACATGTTAAAAGACATTGAATAG
- a CDS encoding response regulator — MASVVLLEDDSDLCELYASALRLAGHQVHVAANSRGILNVLQAQQAQVLVTDLIMPGHEGIEGIFLARQKQGLRIIAISSNQEYLRLAENLVDVCLHKPFPAQKLQQKVEEVLSRRVSAADE; from the coding sequence ATGGCGAGCGTGGTCTTGTTGGAAGATGACAGTGATTTGTGCGAATTGTATGCAAGCGCCTTGCGGCTGGCCGGACATCAGGTGCATGTGGCAGCCAACAGCCGTGGCATCTTGAATGTGTTACAGGCGCAGCAGGCGCAGGTTTTGGTGACCGATTTGATTATGCCGGGACATGAGGGAATCGAGGGCATCTTCCTGGCGCGTCAAAAGCAGGGGCTGCGCATCATCGCCATCTCATCTAATCAGGAATATTTGCGCTTGGCTGAAAATTTGGTCGATGTCTGTCTGCACAAACCTTTTCCGGCGCAAAAACTGCAGCAAAAAGTTGAAGAAGTATTGAGCCGGCGCGTAAGCGCTGCTGATGAATGA
- a CDS encoding amidohydrolase, translating to MFASFFAAAIPARRALAALILPASLLCHAAGAAPARLLENANGYTIVQDGARQQLRQFEAIAIDEQGRILATGASAQVRAALGTRAYEKLDLQGRTVLPGLIDAHGHLFALGEQAGELSLRDTPDLHSALARIRHTCAKLPTPWLLGGGWNQANWKLGRFPDADELQAACAQPAFLVRVDGHAAWVNRRALALAGITRDTPDPQGGRIEKLANGEPSGILIDRAMDLIKPVLPTENEAGLRAALDAALPMLAQLGMTGMHDAGIGPAQDKLLREYAAQGRLSLRVYGMWRGVDARFDALLQRDAQPWRTPYYSLAAVKLFADGALGSRGAALLAPYADAPQASGLLFSADSALRAQIAKAMARGYQVNVHAIGDAANRQALDAFAALLRQQPQWRALRPRIEHAQVIALQDIPRFAELGVLASIQPVHAVSDMNMAEARVGPARIEGAYAWRRLQAAGAHLACGSDFPVEAPHPLAGLQAAITRSDDKGQPRGGWYPEAALSLKEALACFTLNAAYAAHQEKEAGSLEPGKWADFIVLEQDIFQTPPQQLQQIKVLQTWVGGQRVWPAEQKK from the coding sequence ATGTTTGCTTCTTTTTTTGCCGCCGCCATACCGGCGCGGCGTGCGCTGGCGGCGCTGATTCTGCCCGCCAGCCTGCTTTGCCATGCCGCCGGCGCAGCCCCGGCGCGCCTGCTGGAAAACGCGAATGGTTACACGATTGTGCAAGATGGCGCGCGCCAGCAATTGCGCCAATTTGAGGCCATCGCAATTGATGAACAGGGCCGGATTCTGGCCACCGGCGCCAGCGCCCAGGTGCGCGCCGCCCTGGGCACCCGCGCATATGAAAAACTCGATCTGCAGGGACGCACCGTATTGCCCGGCCTGATTGATGCGCACGGCCATTTGTTTGCGCTGGGCGAACAAGCCGGCGAACTCTCCTTGCGCGACACCCCAGATCTGCACAGCGCGCTGGCGCGCATTCGCCACACCTGCGCCAAGCTGCCCACCCCATGGTTGCTGGGTGGCGGCTGGAATCAGGCGAATTGGAAACTGGGACGCTTCCCCGACGCCGACGAATTGCAAGCGGCCTGCGCCCAGCCGGCTTTTCTGGTGCGGGTGGACGGCCATGCGGCCTGGGTCAACCGGCGCGCCCTGGCCCTGGCCGGCATTACCCGCGACACCCCCGACCCGCAAGGCGGACGCATAGAAAAACTGGCGAATGGCGAGCCAAGCGGGATCTTGATCGACCGCGCCATGGACTTGATCAAGCCGGTTTTGCCAACAGAAAATGAAGCCGGCTTGCGCGCAGCGCTGGATGCCGCCCTGCCCATGCTGGCGCAACTCGGCATGACCGGCATGCATGACGCCGGCATCGGCCCGGCGCAAGACAAGCTGTTGCGCGAATACGCCGCCCAAGGACGCCTGAGTTTGCGCGTCTATGGCATGTGGCGCGGCGTGGATGCGCGTTTTGACGCCTTATTGCAGCGCGATGCGCAACCCTGGCGCACGCCATATTATTCGCTGGCCGCCGTCAAACTGTTTGCCGATGGCGCGTTGGGCAGCCGGGGGGCGGCATTGCTGGCCCCGTATGCCGATGCGCCGCAAGCCAGCGGCTTATTATTCAGCGCCGACAGCGCCTTGCGCGCGCAAATCGCCAAGGCCATGGCGCGCGGCTATCAGGTGAATGTGCATGCGATTGGCGACGCCGCCAACCGCCAGGCGCTGGACGCCTTCGCCGCCCTGCTGCGTCAGCAACCGCAGTGGCGCGCACTGCGCCCGCGCATTGAGCATGCGCAAGTGATTGCGCTGCAAGACATTCCGCGTTTTGCCGAATTGGGCGTGCTGGCCTCAATCCAGCCGGTGCATGCGGTGTCGGACATGAATATGGCCGAAGCCAGAGTCGGCCCGGCGCGCATTGAAGGCGCGTATGCCTGGCGCCGCCTGCAGGCCGCCGGCGCACATCTGGCCTGCGGCTCGGATTTTCCGGTCGAAGCGCCGCACCCCCTGGCCGGCTTGCAAGCCGCCATCACCCGCAGCGACGATAAAGGCCAGCCGCGCGGCGGCTGGTACCCCGAGGCTGCGCTTTCGCTCAAAGAAGCGCTGGCCTGCTTCACCCTGAATGCGGCCTACGCCGCCCACCAGGAAAAAGAAGCCGGCAGCCTGGAGCCGGGCAAATGGGCCGACTTCATCGTATTGGAACAAGACATCTTCCAAACCCCGCCGCAGCAACTGCAACAGATCAAGGTCTTGCAAACCTGGGTCGGCGGCCAGCGGGTTTGGCCGGCGGAGCAGAAAAAATAA
- a CDS encoding ABC transporter substrate-binding protein, whose translation MKATTLAALLSMSFALPSFAADVEVLHYWTSGGEAKSAAELKKIVQAKGFGWKDFAVAGGGGENAMTVLKSRVMSGNAPTAAQVKGPMIQQFGKEVGLANINDTAQAGKWDAVLPKVVSDAMKYKGNYVAVPVNVHRVNWVWANADVLKKAGVNEIPATWDAFFAAADKIKASGAIAIAHGGQPWQDATVFESVALGVGGAAFYQKSLVQLDQASLSSPTMIKVFDTLAKLKTYIDKDAAGREWNLATSMVINGKAGFQFMGDWAKGEFSAAGKTPGKEFLCAPAPGTDKAYTFNIDSFVMLNQKSADAKKGQDVLAAAIMSPEFQEVFNLNKGSIPVRPDVPRGKFDACATRSMDDMAASNKNGGLVPSFAHGMAISPAAQGAIVDVVAKFMNSNMSSADAVKALAKAAKTK comes from the coding sequence ATGAAAGCCACCACCCTTGCCGCCTTGCTGTCCATGAGCTTCGCCCTGCCCTCATTTGCCGCAGATGTCGAAGTGCTGCATTACTGGACATCCGGCGGTGAAGCGAAATCTGCCGCTGAATTGAAAAAAATCGTGCAAGCCAAGGGATTTGGCTGGAAAGATTTTGCGGTGGCCGGCGGCGGCGGTGAAAACGCCATGACCGTACTGAAAAGCCGCGTGATGTCGGGCAATGCGCCGACTGCAGCGCAAGTCAAAGGCCCGATGATTCAGCAATTCGGCAAAGAAGTGGGCTTAGCCAATATCAATGACACAGCGCAGGCCGGCAAATGGGATGCGGTGCTGCCCAAGGTCGTGTCAGACGCCATGAAATACAAAGGCAATTACGTCGCCGTGCCGGTGAATGTGCACCGCGTCAACTGGGTGTGGGCGAATGCCGATGTGCTGAAAAAAGCCGGCGTGAATGAGATTCCCGCCACCTGGGACGCGTTCTTTGCCGCCGCCGACAAAATCAAAGCCAGCGGCGCAATTGCGATTGCGCATGGCGGACAACCGTGGCAAGACGCCACTGTGTTTGAATCGGTGGCCCTGGGCGTGGGCGGCGCCGCTTTCTATCAAAAATCCCTGGTTCAGCTTGATCAGGCCAGCCTGAGCAGCCCGACCATGATCAAAGTATTTGACACCCTGGCCAAGCTGAAAACCTATATCGACAAAGACGCCGCCGGACGCGAATGGAATCTGGCGACTTCGATGGTGATCAATGGCAAAGCCGGCTTCCAATTCATGGGCGATTGGGCCAAGGGTGAATTCAGCGCCGCCGGCAAAACCCCGGGCAAGGAATTTTTATGCGCCCCGGCGCCGGGCACTGACAAGGCTTACACCTTCAATATTGACTCCTTCGTGATGCTGAACCAGAAATCGGCGGATGCGAAAAAAGGCCAGGACGTGTTGGCCGCCGCCATCATGAGTCCGGAATTCCAGGAAGTATTCAATTTGAACAAGGGTTCGATCCCGGTGCGCCCGGATGTGCCGCGCGGCAAGTTTGATGCCTGCGCCACCCGTTCCATGGACGATATGGCGGCTTCCAATAAAAACGGTGGCTTAGTGCCCAGCTTTGCGCACGGCATGGCGATTTCCCCCGCCGCGCAAGGCGCAATTGTTGATGTGGTGGCCAAATTCATGAACTCGAATATGAGTTCAGCGGATGCCGTGAAAGCCTTGGCCAAAGCCGCCAAGACCAAGTAA